The following is a genomic window from Nitrosomonas communis.
CTATGCCTTAGATGACTATGTGAATACAGTCCAGAAAAGCACAGTTACCAATGAAACTTACCATTATCTCGATTAAATTAGAATTTTGTACTATTAGCTGCCCCGTCTGAATCTCAAAGCAACAATTCTACTGATCGGTAAGCGGCCTTTCGTATGACAGTAGCGCACCTTCATGATTGGCTGTATTGCCGGTACCGTGCCTTCCACCATGATTTAGTGTTTAGCTAGTTTTTGCTTTCTGCCATCGTGTAGGTTTTTATCAGCGCGAGTTGGCCTATCATTCTGCATGGGAAGCTTCTCTAATCTTCGAAAGTGCTACTAATACACTTCTCGAGGATGGTAACACATCTGATCAAGTGACGGTGCCGGTGCAGTAATAGACACAGATTTCGCTTAATCAAGATTAAATTCTTATCGTGAATTTTATCAGGTATGAGTTTTTATAAATATTTCACGATGCATTTTCTATAGACAATTCTATGTGAAAATGCTGCATGTAGACCGTCGAACTCTTACCAGTTTCGACGGCTTTTCTATTCTTTTCAGATATTGCCCTCAGTTTAAGCGAAAATTTAAAATCCCTACTAAACCTTTAACGGTCTGGCTTGTGTTGCTTTGATGGTTTCCATGATGCATTCTCCATAAATTGATTAGAAAAATGCTTTTTGGACTGAGTAGAATTTTTTAAGGTAAGAACTAAAGGCAGAACTGAAAAGGTTTAATAGATGTGTTACCCTTATATATCAATCACTTATTCTAACTATACTGGCGGAAGCGGTGAGATTCGAACTCACGAACCCTTGCGGGTTGCCGGTTTTCAAGACCGGTGCAATCGACCACTCTGCCACGCTTCCAATGAAGATTAAAATAAACCAGCAGATACATGACAACATACCAGAAGTCATTTTTTTCTTCTGTTTATTTAATGCTGGGTAATGCTACAAATCAGACTGGTTGGAATGATACCTTTTTAAAGCCGCTTTTACCAGCAGAACCCACCCTATCGATTAACTATTTCGTACCGCAGCGAGCTGCTCAGTTAGCCGCTTGATCTCTTCTTCAGCCCGCCGTTGTTGCGTCACGTCATATTGCACGCCCAGGTAATAAAGGACATTGCCGTGCGCATCAAACAGAGGGGTAATGATTAAATGGTTATAAAACATTTCGCCATTTTTTCTATAATTTTTGAGCGTGATTTCAACAGGCTGCTTATTTGCAATGGCTTCTTTCAACTGATAACGTTCTTTCTGGTCACGATCAGTGCCCTGCAGGAAACGGCAATTTTTCCCTACCGTTTCCTCTTGACTGTAGCCCGTTATTTTTTCAAACGCTTTATTGACATAGACTAACGGCATATCCTCCTGATCAGGATCAGTCAATGTGATACCATTAACACATGAATCAAGAATTTTGGATAATACTTTTGGAATCAATCCAGGGTCTTTCTCAACGATAAAATCCATCTTTTTCTCCAAAATTTTTCCTGTAATTAATTAGAACTTATGGCTTGGCAGACCACTAAGTTAATCACAACAAGTCAGCTTCTATTAGACGCTTGATGTTTCTGACTGTTCTTTCAGCCCCGTCCTGAATGGCGATGCGTATAAGCTTCTCAAACGGCCTCATATGCAATTCGAGACTGAGTAACTCAAAAGTAAACGTGATTTGAGTAGCGGCTGGATCGGCAGGCTGCAATAAATAATCGCAGCGGAAAGGATTCGATACGCCGGCGAAACAAATATGTACATGAGGCTCAAAGCTGACAATTTTAAACGTGGATTCTGAGCGGTTGCCTTGATCAACACGCACCTGCCGACATAGCGTTCCCAGTCCTAGCGGACCATCGGTCAGTTTCTCCAACTCACGCACTTCCGGCGACCACCTTGGGTAATTATCAAGCAGCCCGGTCCCGATAAAATTAAAAACATGCTGCTCAGACTTCTGAATCACTGTGCTTGCCTTCCCTACAACCGGCTTATCGTTAAACAAATTAAACATAGCCCAGCCTCCTGCTTATCGATATCTTAAATCAGATAAGTATCTATTCCAGTCAATAGCAAATCATATTGTGCCTCTACAATCTCTTTAATAATTGAGGCTGCTATACCGGTTACCACATTATTTTCGAGCGCCAGCCAGCCAACTGCATCCGTCGGCCCCAGGCTAACGACATAGCCTATATCATGGTGGATATAAGGTTCAAGTATTTTAAGCACTCCGGAATGCCGTAAAATATTGCGTGCTGCAAGCTTTCCCTTACGCACCGCCGATTGCGCGGTCATCGCATTAGAGCCGAAAGACTGGTAATGAGAGCAATCACCCGCAATAAAAATATGCGGTAAGGATTGACGGTTAATAATAACTTGTCCGAAAGCATTCGCCATAAGCTGGTTCCTCTGCTGCTTGCCAGAAAATAATAGCGCTAGACTGGAAGAAAGTTCATACTGTCTACCGGTATTCTTTTCTTCCAGTAGTATGAAGTTCTCCTGCTGTCCGCGGAAATAAGTATCGGGACAAAAATCAATATCAAGCTCAGCCATACGGGATTGCGCATAGTGAGCCAATCTGTCGGGAAACTGTCTGAGCACCCGCTCCCCGCTTTCAATCAGACGCACTTTGTTTTCTAATTTGTGCCGCTGGAGAAAATGTGCAATCTCAAACAGAAACTGTATCCCGGTGGCACCTCCTCCTATCACAGAGATAGGGGCTTTGCTGTCATCTCCCCCAGCCAGATGACTGCTTAGCAATGTTGAACCGGCCGTACTCATAAAATCATTCAAATCCAGGACGTGGGCTGAGTGATGATGAACTCCCTCTCTTGCAGGCGCGCCTGTGGCAATCAGCAGATAATCAAATGGCAATGAATAATCATCCACTGTGATGCATTTATTATTCTGCCATTGCTGTAGAGTATCTTCGTCGAGCACGAGCTCAGCGCAAATATGACGACAGCCAAATCGCTGCTCTAGCGTCGTAAAGGGTACAAGCAAATCAGATAAAGGATAGCGAAATGTTTCTTGAAGATGTGTAATCTTAAGGTGATGTGTTCTCGGGTCAATTATTGTGACTTCAGCATCCGGCATATATTCCAGCAGAGTGGTCAGTGCAGCGATGCCAGCATAACCCCCACCTACGATGGCTACTTTTAACTGCTTGCGAGCAGGTATATAAAATGGCAGAAAAGCCACATATTCTCCTTATTTTTTCCTGAATGAGAGGCTAGTTATTTCATTCTAAATCAAATATGACTTTGTCGGCATCACCTTGCCGTATAATTGATACTGTCTGCAGCTCGCCTTCGTGCCATCTTTGATTTGGAATCACTACACATGAGAGTAAGATGCATGGTTAGCGTAGCATGAAAAAATCCTATCCATGGTAGATTCAGAGTAATTATTCACAGTTCACTCATAAAACGATTTCCTTTAGGTATTTTTTCTGCCTGCCAGTTTGCCTGCGCCCATTGCCAGAAGGAAGTGATATCCCCCTCGACTAACTCATCAGGTGGATTCTGGCCAAGAAAACGAAGCGTTGCAACCAGTTGAGGGAGCGGTCTAGCCAAGTCGATGGGTGTAGCCAATGTTTGCTTACTTAGCTTTTCTCCTTGTTTATTCACGACAAGCGGCAAATGCAGATAGACAGGGGTTTGATAGCCCAGAAGCTTCTGTAGATAAATTTGACGGGGAGTCGAATGAAGTAAATCCATACCGCGCACGATATGAGTCATTCCCTGCCAGGCATCATCTACCACTACGGCTAATTGATAGGTATAAATCCCATCTGCCCGACGCAAGACAAAATCACCAATTTCCTTTTGCACGCATTGATGAACCTTTCCTTGCAAATGATCCACGAATTCAATCCGGCTGTATTCGGTTTTAACTCGCAGCGTATGGGGACGACCCCCATAATTGCCCGATAGACCATTACGACACTTTCCTGAATAAACAGGTCTTTCACTATTCATCACAGCAGAATCAGCAATTTCTCTACGTGTACAAGTACAAGGATAAATTAATCCATTTTTATTAAGTTCAGCCAGTGCGGCTTGATAGCTAGCATGACGCTGACTTTGATAGACAACTTCACCATTCCAATTCATTCCAAAGGATGCTAGCGTATGCAATATTTGCCGGGATGAATCCGGAATAACCCGTGTTGAATCCACATCTTCAATTCGGACCAACCATTCACCATGATGGGTTCTTGCCTCAAGATAACTGGCTACTGCCGTCACCAATGAACCCAGATGCAAGGGACCTGTCGGTGAAGGCGCAAAACGCCCACGATAAACGGATAGTGGCATAGCAGGATGCATCTTCAGCACTCAGCCAGCCATTGAGCATCTTGCTGATAGCTCATTACTTTCAAACGTTTTCTATAAAAAATACTTTTTAGCTGTTGAAAAATAATCCACACTACTCTTCTTGTTAAGCTTAACAAGTATAATTTAAGCTTTAAAGTAATGAGAAGGTTTACGGTGCATATTCATATCCTCGGCATTTGCGGTACATTCATGGGCGGCCTTGCCGTACTGGCGCGCGCTTCTGGTTTTAAAGTCACTGGTTGTGATGCCAATGTCTATCCACCCATGAGTACGCAACTGGTTTCTCAGGGCATCGAATTGATTGAGGGGTACGCGCCACAGCAAACCCAGCTCAAGCCAGATCTGTTTGTGATCGGTAATGCTATTTCCCGCGGCAATCCCTTAATGGAAGAAATCCTAAACAGGAATTTGCCCTATATATCCGGCCCGCAATGGCTCTCAGAATATGTTCTGAGAGCCAAGTGGGTGCTAGCGGTGGCAGGTACTCATGGCAAGACGAGCACCAGTTCGATGCTGGCATGGATACTGGAATACGCGGGGTTGGCTCCCGGCTTTCTCATTGGCGGCATACCTGAAAATTTCGGTATCTCCGCACGATTAGGTGATAAAAGTAGCCATCAACCAGATCAGCAGGAATCCTCATCATTTTTTGTCATTGAGGCTGACGAATACGATACCGCATTTTTCGATAAACGCTCCAAATTTATCCATTATCGCCCCAGAACGGCAGTATTCAATAACCTTGAATTTGATCATGCGGATATCTTTCCTGATCTAGCTGCAATTCAGCAACAATTTCATTATTTGGTAAGAACCCTTCCCGGTAATGGATTAATTGTTGCCAATGGCCTTGAAAAAAACTTGCAGCAGGTACTCGCTCAGGGTTGCTGGACACCTATTGAGAAATTTGGGGTAGATGAGGGATGGCAGACCAAAACGCTGACTGAGCAAAACATCGAAATCACTTACCAGGATAAATCCTATGGGCGACTGCGATGGGATTTATTAGGTGAACATAACCGCATGAACGCACTGGCAGCCATTGCAGCAGCCCGTCATGCTGGCATCCCTCCTGATATTGCCATTGCCGCCTTGTCGCAGTTCAAAAATGTCAAACGACGAATGGAAATACGAGGTATCGTCAATGGCATCACCATATATGATGATTTTGCGCATCACCCAACTGCGATTAAAACGACCTTAAACGGTTTGCGTCATAAAGTAGGCAATGCGCGCATTATCGCTGTCCTGGAACCACGTTCCAATACGATGAAAATGGGTATTTGGAAAGATAATCTGGCAGCAAGTCTGGAAATAGCGGATCAAATTTATTGTTATGCCAATCACTCAGAATGGGATGTACAAAGCGCACTCAGCCCTTTAGGGAAGAAAGCCAATGTGCATTATGAGCTGGTACAGTTGATCAACTCCATTGGGGTGATTGCTTGTCCTGGTGATCATATTCTCATTATGAGCAACGGTGGTTTTGGCGGAATACATGAGAAGCTAATGAAGTCTCTGGCCCATCCTCAGTGACAGAGGGAGCTGCAAAAAACATTTACCATAGCGCATTCTGTTATCAAAATTTTTGAGCATTTTATGAGGCGGATAGTCAAAGGTGTGACAATTTGTCACATAGCCTAAATTTCTAATTTACGCTAAGGTTGTATCGGCAGAAGCCAAATAGAAGATGAGTCCTCTTAATGTTTAATATTCTCCATCAGTCACCGCTTAGCAAAAATCTGCATAGGCTATTTCTTTTAAGAAGTATTGCGATTGTGGCGCAATGCATTTTATTTGCTTTAGTCTATTCAATCATTGAGCTGGATGTACCATGGGCCAAGATGACCATCGTGGTAGTAATACTCACCCTCCTCAATTTTTTTACCTGGGTTCGGCTGCATCATACCTTTCCTGTTTCCAATCTTGAGCTTTTTGCCCAATTACTCATTGATATTTTTGCTTTAACCGCATTGCTTTATTTTGCTGGTGGCTCAACCAACCCTTTTATCTCGCTCTACCTGCTGCCTCTCACTATTGCGGCAGCCATCCTGCCATGGCGCTATACCTGGGCGATTGCAGGCATGACAATCACTTGCTATACCATTCTGTTATTTGAATATATCCCGTTGCCCCATGATCACTCTGATGATCATAGCGCTCATCTCATGGAGTTCAATCTGCATATTTCAGGTATGTGGTTAACCTTCGTGTTAAGTACCCTCTTGATTGCCTGGTTTGTCGTCAAAATGAGCAGCTCCATTCGCGATCGTGACAAAGATCTCGCTCAGGCAAGAGAACAAGCATTACACAATGAGCAAATTATTGCGCTGGGTACGCTGGCTGCAGGCGCAGCACATGAATTGGGCACGCCTCTCTCAACAATGGCAGTTATTGCGGGTGAGCTACAACAGGAATATCCCCAGGATGAAGAATTCCAGAATAATATTCGTATCCTGCGCAATCAAATCATGCATTGCAAGCAAACCCTGACGCAGTTACTCGCTAAAGCAGGGCAAGCACGAACAGAAGACGGAAATAGCCAGTCAGTTGATTATTTTCTGAAACAGATACTCGATAAATGGCAACTGATTCGCCCTTCGACCAAATTCAGCTATCAATGCGATGGGGTCCAACCCGTTCCTCTTATCATGAATACACAATTACTGAGCCAATCCATCCTGAATTTACTGAATAATGCGGCGGATGCCTCTACCAATCAAGTCAGCATCAAAAGCACTTGGGATCAGCATACGCTGAATCTGGAAATTCATGATGACGGGGAAGGCCTGACTGGAGAAACGGTTCAACGCGCAGGGGAAGCGTTTTTTACCAGTAAGGCTCCTGGCCAAGGGTTTGGTATCGGTTTATTTCTTGCCAACGCCAATATTGAACGTTTTGGTGGTACTGTACGTTTGTTTAATCATCCAGAGGGAGGCGCTTGCACCCATGTCACGCTTCCCCTCATTCCTAACATGACTTAACTTTTCTTTCATCAAGTCAGCTCCAAGAGGAAAATCTTATGACCGGGTCCGTTGAGCAACCAAGTTTACTCATCGTCGACGATGATCCCGTTTTCTGTGATGTGCTCGCTAAAGCAATGACCAAACGCGGATTCGATGTCACCTATACACACACCATTTCATCCGCCTTGGAAAAAGTTGAATCCCTTATGCCTGAATACGCCATTATCGATCTCAAACTATCGGATGAGTCCGGATTAATACTCATTGATAAAATAAAGAAACTTGATCCTGGAACCCGGATCGTTATGCTGACGGGTTATGCCAGTATTGCGACCGCAGTGGAAGCAATCAAGCTGGGTGCCACCCATTATCTCGCCAAACCAGTGGATGTTAATGACATTATGGCAGCTTTTGAGCGTACCAGCGGGGATACCGAGGTGCCGATAAGCTCGCATCCGTTATCAGTTGGACGGCTGGAATGGGAATATATCCATCGTATTCTGACTGAAAATAATAATAATATCTCCGTTACGGCAAGAATTCTGAATATGCATCGCAGAACACTGCAACGCAAGCTTGCCAAGAAACCTGTTTAGAATTTAATCATTCAGCTCAAGACTAGAAAATTTTGCCGTTACCCGAATATCTTGTCCGATCATACGAAGATCGGTTAATTCCAGTGTATGCTTGTCGGATAATCTGGTCAGCATCGGCAAATTCAACATGCCCTGTGCCTTATCACCAAGCAGACAAGGTGCAAGATAGATGACCAATTCATCGACCAATTCTTCTTGTACCAGAGCGCCAGACAAAGTACTTCCTGCCTCTACTAGTACTTCGTTGATCTCGAAATCAGCGAGCTTAACCATCATTTGAGCCAGATCGACTTTGCCACCATGAGTAGGCAGCATCATGACTTTCATCCCCTTCTCCTCCAGCAATTTTTTTCTGCTCTCATCCGGCGCAGCAGTGAAAATCAATATTTTACTACCCTGCAATAGTTTTGCATCAGCGGGTATATCCAGTCGGCTATCAATAACGACGCGCCATGGTTGCCGGGTAGTCTCGACGTGACGGACCGTTAATTGTGGGTCATCTTTTTTTACTGTGCCAATACCCGTTAAGATGGCACAAGAAAGAGCACGTAAGCGATGGGCATCCAAACGCGCTGGCTCGCTAGTAATCCATTGGCTTATACCATTCTCCAATGCCGTCTTTCCATCCAGACTCGCCGCCATTTTCAATCTTATCCACGGCCGATGGCGAGTCATGCGGGAAACAAAACCAATATTCAGTGCGCTTGCTTGTGCTTCCAATAAACCGGATTGCACCATAATACCCGCATCTCTTAACCTAGCTGCACCATTTCCTGCAACCAGAGGATTCGGATCGAGCATTGCTATCACGACTCTTGCCACGCCTGCATGGATGAGTGCCTCCGCACAAGGGGGCGTACGCCCATAATGGCTGCATGGCTCTAATGTCACATAAACCGTAGCATTTCGGACGGTATCATCCGCAGAACAAAGTGCATTAATTTCAGCATGCGGCTGACCAGCCCGCTCATGCCAGCCACGACCTATTACGCGATTATTTTTAACCACGACACAACCCACCCGCGGATTAGGACTCGTTGTGTATAAACCCTTTTCTGCAAGTTTTAATGCCTGAGACATGTAGGCATAATCACTGGCTGAAAAAATCTCGGAATCTTTAAGCACAAATAGATCCTGAATATGTACCTGATCGTACTTCGAATGCGAAATTTGAATTTCTTAAGAATGAGTTTTAATGTTGATTCTGAACTTCTTTGATGACGTCCTGAAAGTCACCAACATCCTGAAAGCTTCTGTATACAGAGGCAAAGCGTATATAGGCCACTTTATCGAGTTTATAAAGCTCTTTCATCACTAACTCGCCGATAGTGCGTGAAGAGATTTCCCTTGCACCCGAGCTCAGCAACTTCTGAACTATACGGTCCATGGCTGCATCCACATGTTCAGTGGGAACTGGGCGTTTATGCAATGCACGCAAGAAACTGGTATGAAGCTTATTTCGATTGAATTCCGCACGTGTGCCATTTTGCTTAACCACTTGTGGCAAACGCAGTTCTACTGTTTCATAGGTCGTAAAACGCTTGCCACAAGCTGCACAATGCCGCCGTCGACGGACACGATCTCCCTCTTCACTGACGCGTGAATTAATTACGCTGGTATCTTCAGCGTTACAGAAAGGGCATCTCATTATTTAATACCAGTTACGCTAATTAATTCATTAGCTGGTTGCTATCTCAAAACGAATCTATGGGGGCATCTTCAAACAACAATCCAAAAATCTCTCGCTACTTAAACACATCAATTTACATAAACTGGATATTTTGCGCACAGCATCTTTGCTTCTTGTGCCACACGATCCAGAACGGCTGCGTCATTCGGCGTATCCAATACATCCGCAACCAAATTGGCTAATTGCTCCGCCTCAATTTCTTTGAAGCCACGCGTTGTTATGGCGGGGGTTCCAATGCGAATACCGCTGGTGACAAAAGGCTTCTGAGGATCATTTGGAATAGCGTTCTTGTTAACTGTAATATGGGCGGTTTCCAAAACTGCTTCAGCTTCCTTACCTGTCAAATTTTTGGCGCGAAGATCTACCAAGAACATATGGCAATCCGTCTGTCCAGAAACGATACGCAAACCACGACTTTGTAATACCTTAGCCATCACGCGTGCGTTCTCGATAACTTGTTCCTGATAATCGCGGAATTCCTTAGTCGCAGCTTCTTTAAAAGCCACTGCCTTGGCTGCGATGACATGCATGAGTGGACCACCCTGAATTTGAGGAAAAACGGCCGAATTAAGCGATTTCTCATATTCCTGCTTGGCCATAATCACGCCACCTCGAGGGCCGCGAAGTGTCTTATGAGTCGTACTGGTCACAAAATCAGCAATTCCCACTGGATTAGGATAGAAGCCAGCCGCGATCAGTCCCGCATAGTGAGCCATATCGACAAATAAATAAGCGCCCACCTCATCAGCTATTTTACGAAAATGCTTCCAATTGATTATTCTTGCATATGAAGATGCGCCAGCAACGATCATCTTCGGCCGATGTTCATGCGCCAATCGTTCCACTTCCTGGTAGTTAATTTCTTCAGTTTCAGGCACTAGCCCATAAGTTACAGAATTGAAAATTTTACCACTTAGATTAACTGGAGCACCGTGAGTGAGATGCCCGCCATGTGCAAGAGACATTCCCAATAACGTATCACCAGGTTTTAGTGCAGATAAATATACTGCCGCATTAGCCTGAGAACCAGAATGAGGCTGTACATTGACATATTCAGCATTGAATAACGCTTTTAAACGATCAATAGCCAGCTGCTCCACTTTGTCAACATATGTGCAGCCTCCATAATAACGTTTGCCGGGATATCCCTCTGCATATTTATTAGTAAGAACTGATCCTTGCGCCTGGAGGACTGCGGGACTAGCATAATTCTCAGAAGCAATCAATTCAATATGATCTTCCTGTCGCTGTATTTCACCTTTAATTGCTTGCCACAAATCTGGATCGACACTTTCTATCGTTTTTTTATAGGAAAACATGACAGCATTTACTCTTTGAAAAATTGAGATATTTAAAAATAATGCATTCTACCATTTAGAATGGTAACAGCATATAAAGCGAAGCCAAACAAAGATAATGAGCATAAATTGAAGATATTTAACTTATTATGCTCATCAAGAAAAACTAGTAGAAAAGAAGACCATTCATTAGGTCTTGCGCACACTAGATAGTATTTGCAAATCTTCAAGCAAATACCTTAAAAAATAATCTGCAAATTAAATAAAAACTAACTTAATAGCAATGAGAAAAGTAAGTTAAATTTTTATCCCTTCTTTATCTACCCAAGATGAAATATTTTAACTGCTTTTATGAAGTGCTCCCATTCAAAGCGCGTCGACTTTATCATCTTCAAATTGAAGTATCACTTTTTCATCACTATTGATATCTACCGTTACTTTACCTCCATTACATAGCCGCCCAAAAAGCAATTCATCTGCTAACGCACTGCGTATCATATCCTGAATCAGGCGTGCCATGGGGCGTGCGCCCATCAGTGGATCAAAGCCATGCTCAGCCAGATAATTACGTAAATTATCAGTGAAGACGGCTTCTACTTTTTTCTCATGTAATTGCGCCTCAAGCTGCATTAAAAATTTATCCGTGACACGCAAAATGATTTCTTTACTCAGCGACGCAAAAGAAATGATCGCATCTAACCGGTTACGGAATTCAGGAGTAAACAGGCGTTTAATTTCAACCATTTCGTCACCTGTTCTAGCAGATTTGGCAAATCCGATTATCGACTTGGTCAGCGACTCAGCGCCTGCATTGGTAGTCATGATGATAATCACGTTGCGGAAATCTGCTTTACGCCCGTTATTATCTGTCAAGGTACCGTGATCCATCACTTGGAGCAGAACATTGAATATATCGGGATGCGCTTTCTCTATTTCATCAAGCAATAAAACTGAATGAGGTTGTTTAATAATCGTTTCTGTCAGCAACCCTCCTTGCTCAAAGCCAACATAACCAGGAGGGGCACCAATCACTCTCGAGACTGCGTGGCGCTCCATATACTCAGACATATCAAAACGATGCAATGGCACACCCAGGATATAAGCAAGCTGACGCGCCACTTCAGTTTTCCCTACCCCTGTTGGGCCAGAAAAAAGGAATGAACCGATAGGCTTTTGCGGATTTCCCAAGCCACTTCTAGTCATTTTTATCGCTGCTGTCAGCGCATCAATGGCTGCATCTTGTCCGAAAACGATAGATTTCAGATCACGGTCGAGCGTTTTCAGTTTGTTACGATCATCGGTTGAAATGCTTTGTGAAGGTATCCGGGCAATCTTTGCAATAATATCTTCGATCTCATGTTTACCGATAATTTTACGCTGCTTTGATTTTGGTAAAATCCGTTGCGCCGCACCCGCTTCGTCAATCACATCAATTGCTTTATCAGGCAAATGTCGATCACCTATGAAACGAGCTGATAATTCCGCCGCAGCTGTTAGCGCTCCTGCAGTGTATTTGACATTATGGTGCTTTTCATAACGAGATTTGAGACCGCGCAGAATAGCGACTGTCTCCTCGATACTGGGTTCAGAAACTTCAATTTTCTGAAAACGGCGGGATAATGCATGATCTTTTTCAAAAATTCCTCGATACTCATTATAAGTCGTCGCACCAATACACTTGAGTCGACCTGCACTTAACATGGGTTTTAGCAAATTAGAAGCATCTAATGTACCGCCAGAAGCCGCACCGGCACCGATTAAAGTATGGATTTCATCGATAAACAAAATAGCTTTTGGATTATCCACCAATTGTTTTAATACAGCCTTAAAACGCTGCTCAAAATCACCCCGGTACTTGGTACCTGCTAACAATGCACCCATATCCAGCGCGTACACTTGATGATAGGCCAATACCACTGGCACATCTCCTTCAGTAATTCTTCTAGCCAGCCCCTCTGCAATAGCTGTTTTACCCACACCCGCTTCGCCCACTAATAAAGGGTTGTTCTTTCTGCGACGACATAAAATCTGTATCACACGCTCAACTTCTTTTTCACGCCCGATCAGAGGATCAATCCGATTCGTCAGTGCTAAATTATTGAGATTAATAGTATAGCTTTCAAGTGTATTGGCTGAATTCTGTTGCTGCTCGTTATCACTTTCATCTTCAATCTTATGATCATTATTTTGTGACACTTTACAAATCTTATGCGAAATGTAGTTCACTACATCCAGCCGTGTTATACCCTTCTGCTGTAGAAAATAAACTGCGTGAGAATCTTTTTCTCCGAAAATTGCTACTAAAACATTAGCTCCGGTTACCTCTTTTTTCCCTGATGACTGAACATGCAATATTGCGCGTTGGATGACACGTTGAAATCCAAGGGTGGGTTGAGTAT
Proteins encoded in this region:
- a CDS encoding PAS domain-containing protein, whose product is MDFIVEKDPGLIPKVLSKILDSCVNGITLTDPDQEDMPLVYVNKAFEKITGYSQEETVGKNCRFLQGTDRDQKERYQLKEAIANKQPVEITLKNYRKNGEMFYNHLIITPLFDAHGNVLYYLGVQYDVTQQRRAEEEIKRLTEQLAAVRNS
- a CDS encoding SRPBCC family protein, which translates into the protein MFNLFNDKPVVGKASTVIQKSEQHVFNFIGTGLLDNYPRWSPEVRELEKLTDGPLGLGTLCRQVRVDQGNRSESTFKIVSFEPHVHICFAGVSNPFRCDYLLQPADPAATQITFTFELLSLELHMRPFEKLIRIAIQDGAERTVRNIKRLIEADLL
- a CDS encoding NAD(P)/FAD-dependent oxidoreductase is translated as MAFLPFYIPARKQLKVAIVGGGYAGIAALTTLLEYMPDAEVTIIDPRTHHLKITHLQETFRYPLSDLLVPFTTLEQRFGCRHICAELVLDEDTLQQWQNNKCITVDDYSLPFDYLLIATGAPAREGVHHHSAHVLDLNDFMSTAGSTLLSSHLAGGDDSKAPISVIGGGATGIQFLFEIAHFLQRHKLENKVRLIESGERVLRQFPDRLAHYAQSRMAELDIDFCPDTYFRGQQENFILLEEKNTGRQYELSSSLALLFSGKQQRNQLMANAFGQVIINRQSLPHIFIAGDCSHYQSFGSNAMTAQSAVRKGKLAARNILRHSGVLKILEPYIHHDIGYVVSLGPTDAVGWLALENNVVTGIAASIIKEIVEAQYDLLLTGIDTYLI
- the gluQRS gene encoding tRNA glutamyl-Q(34) synthetase GluQRS yields the protein MHPAMPLSVYRGRFAPSPTGPLHLGSLVTAVASYLEARTHHGEWLVRIEDVDSTRVIPDSSRQILHTLASFGMNWNGEVVYQSQRHASYQAALAELNKNGLIYPCTCTRREIADSAVMNSERPVYSGKCRNGLSGNYGGRPHTLRVKTEYSRIEFVDHLQGKVHQCVQKEIGDFVLRRADGIYTYQLAVVVDDAWQGMTHIVRGMDLLHSTPRQIYLQKLLGYQTPVYLHLPLVVNKQGEKLSKQTLATPIDLARPLPQLVATLRFLGQNPPDELVEGDITSFWQWAQANWQAEKIPKGNRFMSEL
- the mpl gene encoding UDP-N-acetylmuramate:L-alanyl-gamma-D-glutamyl-meso-diaminopimelate ligase, which encodes MHIHILGICGTFMGGLAVLARASGFKVTGCDANVYPPMSTQLVSQGIELIEGYAPQQTQLKPDLFVIGNAISRGNPLMEEILNRNLPYISGPQWLSEYVLRAKWVLAVAGTHGKTSTSSMLAWILEYAGLAPGFLIGGIPENFGISARLGDKSSHQPDQQESSSFFVIEADEYDTAFFDKRSKFIHYRPRTAVFNNLEFDHADIFPDLAAIQQQFHYLVRTLPGNGLIVANGLEKNLQQVLAQGCWTPIEKFGVDEGWQTKTLTEQNIEITYQDKSYGRLRWDLLGEHNRMNALAAIAAARHAGIPPDIAIAALSQFKNVKRRMEIRGIVNGITIYDDFAHHPTAIKTTLNGLRHKVGNARIIAVLEPRSNTMKMGIWKDNLAASLEIADQIYCYANHSEWDVQSALSPLGKKANVHYELVQLINSIGVIACPGDHILIMSNGGFGGIHEKLMKSLAHPQ
- a CDS encoding ATP-binding protein, encoding MFNILHQSPLSKNLHRLFLLRSIAIVAQCILFALVYSIIELDVPWAKMTIVVVILTLLNFFTWVRLHHTFPVSNLELFAQLLIDIFALTALLYFAGGSTNPFISLYLLPLTIAAAILPWRYTWAIAGMTITCYTILLFEYIPLPHDHSDDHSAHLMEFNLHISGMWLTFVLSTLLIAWFVVKMSSSIRDRDKDLAQAREQALHNEQIIALGTLAAGAAHELGTPLSTMAVIAGELQQEYPQDEEFQNNIRILRNQIMHCKQTLTQLLAKAGQARTEDGNSQSVDYFLKQILDKWQLIRPSTKFSYQCDGVQPVPLIMNTQLLSQSILNLLNNAADASTNQVSIKSTWDQHTLNLEIHDDGEGLTGETVQRAGEAFFTSKAPGQGFGIGLFLANANIERFGGTVRLFNHPEGGACTHVTLPLIPNMT
- a CDS encoding response regulator transcription factor, with protein sequence MTGSVEQPSLLIVDDDPVFCDVLAKAMTKRGFDVTYTHTISSALEKVESLMPEYAIIDLKLSDESGLILIDKIKKLDPGTRIVMLTGYASIATAVEAIKLGATHYLAKPVDVNDIMAAFERTSGDTEVPISSHPLSVGRLEWEYIHRILTENNNNISVTARILNMHRRTLQRKLAKKPV